From Stenotrophomonas nitritireducens, the proteins below share one genomic window:
- a CDS encoding response regulator transcription factor: MRLLVIEDNRNLIANLFDYFEARGHVLDVAPDGITGLHLAGTQSYDAILLDWMLPRMEGPEVLRKLREEFRSEVPVIMLTARDELPDKIAGFRAGADDYLTKPFALPELEVRLEAVLARTHGRNPRKVLEVHDLQLDMSSFEAKRGGQVLHLYPACRKLLEVLMRASPAAVTRDQLEYALWGDEPPDGDMLRSHIYELRRAVDGPFEEKLLQTLPRVGYRLSAPAAGSSQ, from the coding sequence ATGCGGCTGCTGGTCATTGAAGACAATCGCAATCTGATCGCCAACCTGTTCGACTATTTCGAGGCGCGCGGGCACGTGCTCGACGTCGCGCCGGACGGCATCACCGGCCTGCACCTGGCCGGCACCCAGAGTTACGACGCCATTCTGCTGGACTGGATGTTGCCGCGCATGGAAGGACCGGAGGTGCTGCGCAAGCTGCGCGAGGAGTTCCGTTCCGAAGTGCCGGTGATCATGCTGACCGCCCGCGACGAGCTGCCCGACAAGATCGCCGGCTTCCGCGCCGGTGCCGACGATTACCTGACCAAACCCTTCGCCCTGCCGGAACTGGAGGTGCGGCTGGAGGCGGTGCTGGCGCGTACCCACGGGCGCAACCCGCGCAAGGTGCTGGAGGTCCACGACCTGCAGCTGGATATGTCCAGCTTCGAAGCCAAGCGCGGCGGCCAGGTGCTGCACCTGTACCCGGCCTGCCGCAAATTGCTGGAAGTGCTGATGCGCGCCAGCCCGGCGGCGGTCACCCGGGACCAGCTCGAATACGCGCTGTGGGGCGATGAGCCGCCCGATGGCGACATGCTGCGCTCGCATATCTACGAACTGCGCCGCGCCGTCGATGGTCCGTTCGAAGAGAAGCTGCTGCAGACCCTGCCGCGCGTTGGCTACCGGTTGTCCGCACCGGCAGCAGGCAGCTCGCAGTGA
- a CDS encoding ArnT family glycosyltransferase — protein MHPSLPRPSRSNPWFAVLIALVVISLLAGLGMRSPNPPDEPRFVLSARHMVETGQWLLPHRGSELYAEKPATFMWIQAASYKLIGDWNLSFLVPSLLAALLTLWLTWDMSRRLWNRQIARYAVVGLFVCIQFGLMAKRAQIDMVLVAMTTLALWGLVRHLLLGPNWWALALAAFAAGAGTVTKGVGFLPLLMLLPWMVWRWRHPQAAGPGRSWGWWLLLPAFLAGTAIWLGPLAIALLQNPDPHLQAYAKELLFKQTGTRYANAWHHHQPFWYYLQVMATLWLPGSLLAPWLIPAWWRRCRRADPRYILLLGWALLVLLFFSASPGKREVYILPMLPALAVAAAPLLPGLLRRTGVRWLLLGYVLLLAVATLVVGYGAVHGDGWAQRNAIKRAIDPWVLPQIGWWLIGFSAASLLLVAVLRLRRAGLAVVLTTVLLWSMYGLGAMPALDPYSSASLLMDKVRERIGPDAQLGMVGWREQNLLQTHPQATDFGFKRPVAEQWEDAARWVTEDPQRRWLFVLDKAMTPCADREQIVDIGSANRNNWQLLPGTALHADCVARTHGVVAGGDAAVDDAGD, from the coding sequence GTGCACCCAAGCCTGCCCCGCCCTTCCCGTTCAAATCCCTGGTTTGCGGTCCTGATCGCGCTGGTGGTGATCAGCCTGCTGGCCGGGCTTGGCATGCGCTCGCCGAACCCGCCGGACGAGCCCCGCTTCGTGCTGTCCGCACGCCATATGGTGGAAACCGGGCAATGGCTGCTGCCCCATCGCGGCAGCGAGTTGTATGCGGAAAAGCCCGCCACATTCATGTGGATACAGGCGGCCAGCTACAAGCTGATCGGCGACTGGAACCTGTCGTTCCTGGTGCCGTCGCTGCTGGCGGCGCTGCTGACCCTGTGGCTGACCTGGGACATGAGCCGACGGCTGTGGAACCGGCAGATCGCGCGCTATGCGGTGGTCGGGCTGTTCGTCTGCATCCAGTTCGGGCTGATGGCCAAACGCGCGCAGATCGACATGGTGCTGGTCGCCATGACCACACTGGCGTTGTGGGGGCTGGTCCGCCACCTGCTGCTCGGGCCGAACTGGTGGGCACTGGCGCTGGCCGCCTTTGCCGCCGGTGCCGGCACCGTCACCAAGGGCGTGGGCTTCCTGCCACTACTGATGCTGCTGCCGTGGATGGTCTGGCGCTGGCGCCACCCGCAGGCCGCAGGCCCTGGACGCAGCTGGGGCTGGTGGCTGCTGCTGCCGGCGTTCCTGGCCGGTACCGCAATCTGGCTGGGTCCCCTGGCCATCGCCCTGCTGCAGAACCCCGACCCGCACCTGCAGGCCTACGCCAAGGAACTGCTGTTCAAGCAGACCGGCACCCGCTATGCCAACGCCTGGCACCATCATCAGCCGTTCTGGTACTACCTGCAGGTCATGGCGACGCTGTGGCTGCCGGGCAGCCTGCTGGCACCGTGGCTGATTCCCGCTTGGTGGCGCCGCTGCCGCCGCGCCGATCCGCGCTACATCCTGCTGCTGGGCTGGGCGCTGCTGGTGCTGCTGTTTTTCAGCGCCAGCCCGGGCAAGCGCGAGGTCTACATATTGCCGATGCTGCCGGCCCTGGCGGTGGCCGCGGCGCCGCTGCTGCCGGGCCTGTTGCGGCGCACCGGCGTGCGCTGGCTGCTGCTGGGCTATGTGTTGCTGCTGGCCGTCGCCACGCTGGTGGTCGGCTACGGCGCCGTGCACGGTGACGGCTGGGCACAGCGCAATGCGATCAAGCGCGCAATCGATCCCTGGGTGCTGCCGCAGATTGGCTGGTGGCTGATCGGCTTCAGTGCTGCCTCGCTGCTGTTGGTCGCAGTGCTGCGGCTGCGCCGCGCCGGCTTGGCGGTGGTGCTGACCACGGTGCTGCTGTGGAGCATGTATGGCCTGGGCGCGATGCCGGCACTGGATCCCTACAGCTCGGCCTCGCTGCTGATGGACAAGGTACGCGAGCGGATAGGCCCGGACGCGCAGTTGGGCATGGTCGGCTGGCGTGAACAGAACCTGCTGCAGACCCATCCGCAGGCCACCGATTTCGGTTTCAAACGGCCTGTCGCCGAACAATGGGAAGACGCTGCCCGCTGGGTGACCGAAGACCCGCAGCGGCGCTGGCTGTTCGTGCTGGACAAGGCGATGACGCCCTGTGCTGACCGCGAGCAGATCGTCGATATCGGCAGCGCCAACCGCAACAACTGGCAGTTGCTGCCCGGCACCGCCCTGCATGCGGACTGTGTTGCCAGGACCCATGGCGTGGTGGCCGGCGGTGACGCGGCGGTGGACGACGCCGGCGACTGA
- a CDS encoding phosphatase PAP2 family protein: MPQSPLPIPTAQQPPSRAAFARQALWLPLLLALAASAALMAGGGDQWLADQLFQLQGQQWAAKNAWWSAHLVHKGGRNLSFLMAALVLLALIRSSLHPRWKPLRRPLGYLLLSVALSTGIIALLKSWTHMDCPWDLQRYGGLRPFIGLFEQRPVLLGHASCFPGGHSGSAYAWIAAYFFMLQVRPQWRRPALLIPLGIGVVFGFTQQLRGAHFLSHDLWSLAISWSVAVLLYTWMFAPSLATARVPRPATSTVGETA, from the coding sequence ATGCCCCAGTCACCGCTACCAATCCCCACTGCGCAGCAGCCGCCCAGCCGAGCCGCCTTCGCCCGGCAGGCATTGTGGCTGCCGCTGCTGCTGGCGTTGGCAGCGAGCGCTGCGCTGATGGCCGGCGGTGGTGACCAATGGCTGGCCGACCAGTTGTTCCAGCTGCAAGGGCAGCAATGGGCAGCCAAGAACGCCTGGTGGAGCGCACACCTGGTCCACAAGGGTGGCCGCAACCTGAGCTTCCTGATGGCGGCACTGGTGCTGCTGGCGCTGATCCGCAGCAGCCTGCACCCGCGTTGGAAGCCGCTGCGGCGGCCACTGGGTTATCTGCTGCTGTCGGTAGCCCTGTCCACCGGCATCATCGCCCTGCTCAAGTCCTGGACCCATATGGACTGCCCGTGGGACCTGCAGCGCTACGGCGGCCTGCGGCCGTTCATTGGTTTGTTCGAACAGCGCCCGGTTCTGCTCGGACACGCTTCCTGCTTTCCGGGCGGCCACTCCGGCTCGGCCTATGCGTGGATAGCGGCGTACTTCTTCATGTTGCAGGTGCGCCCGCAGTGGCGCCGCCCTGCGCTGCTCATTCCCTTGGGTATTGGCGTGGTGTTCGGTTTCACCCAACAGCTGCGCGGCGCCCATTTCCTGTCGCATGACCTGTGGTCGCTGGCGATCAGCTGGTCGGTTGCAGTGCTGCTGTACACGTGGATGTTCGCGCCTTCCCTGGCTACCGCACGGGTGCCCCGCCCTGCCACCTCTACCGTTGGAGAAACCGCATGA
- a CDS encoding phosphoethanolamine transferase: protein MSTTLSRPDSPRLSWDRLRAWRPEISSEMLILAASLFFALACNSLFWRSAMAANPGSVMFALSLFALLVGVHALLLSVLLWRWNAKVLLTLLFITTAFAVHYMSSFNVYLDADMLRNVLATDRKESSELMTPALILPLLGYGLLPTLLLWRLRLRKRSWGKALLWRVAFMLGVVLVTGAGAMASFQDISALMRNHREVRYLATPVNYLIALKQNLASSSPIKKQPKLPIGTDAKVLPRATGSKPRLLVLVVGETVRAQNWGLNGYARQTTPELAQTGAVNFPDMHACGSSTEVSLPCMFSPYGRHDYDEKKIRDHQSLLHVLEHAGISTLWRDNQSGCKGVCENLPIERLDDAKTPGLCADGRCMDEILIENLASQVRAKPGDRVVVLHQLGNHGPSYFQRYPAQFRQFVPTCDTPDLGKCDRQQIVNSYDNAIRYTDHFLSRTIATLRGLDDYDTAMIYLSDHGESLGEKGLYLHGMPYAIAPEEQTRVPMVMWFSPGFVADRGLDIQCLRHRAGQRTEQDNLFPSVLGLMQVQTSVYDRSRDVFAGCAG, encoded by the coding sequence ATGAGCACCACGCTTTCGCGCCCTGACAGCCCGCGCCTTAGCTGGGACCGCCTGCGCGCCTGGCGCCCGGAAATCAGCAGCGAAATGCTGATACTCGCGGCCAGCCTGTTCTTCGCGCTGGCCTGCAACAGCTTGTTCTGGCGCAGCGCCATGGCCGCCAACCCGGGCAGCGTGATGTTTGCGCTGTCCTTGTTCGCGCTGCTGGTAGGCGTGCATGCGCTGCTGCTGAGCGTGTTGCTGTGGCGGTGGAATGCCAAGGTGCTGCTGACGTTGCTGTTCATCACCACCGCCTTCGCGGTGCATTACATGAGCAGCTTCAACGTCTACCTGGATGCGGACATGCTGCGCAATGTGCTGGCCACCGACCGCAAGGAAAGCAGCGAGCTGATGACGCCGGCACTGATCCTGCCGCTGCTCGGCTACGGCCTGTTGCCCACCCTGCTGCTGTGGCGCCTGCGCCTGCGCAAGCGCAGCTGGGGCAAGGCGTTGCTGTGGCGCGTCGCGTTCATGCTGGGCGTGGTGCTGGTGACCGGTGCCGGTGCGATGGCTTCGTTCCAGGATATCTCGGCATTGATGCGCAACCACCGTGAAGTGCGTTATCTGGCCACACCGGTGAACTACCTGATCGCCCTGAAGCAGAACCTTGCCAGCTCCAGCCCGATCAAGAAGCAACCCAAGCTGCCGATCGGCACCGACGCCAAGGTCCTGCCGCGTGCAACGGGCAGCAAGCCGCGCCTGCTGGTGCTGGTGGTGGGCGAAACCGTGCGCGCGCAGAACTGGGGCCTGAATGGCTATGCGCGGCAGACCACGCCGGAGCTGGCACAGACCGGTGCGGTCAACTTCCCCGACATGCACGCCTGCGGGTCCAGCACCGAGGTGTCGCTGCCGTGCATGTTCTCGCCGTACGGGCGACACGACTACGATGAGAAGAAAATCCGCGACCATCAATCGCTGCTGCACGTACTGGAACATGCCGGCATCAGCACCCTGTGGCGCGACAACCAGTCCGGTTGCAAGGGCGTATGCGAGAACTTGCCGATAGAGCGCCTGGACGACGCAAAGACCCCGGGCCTGTGCGCCGATGGCCGTTGCATGGATGAAATCCTGATCGAAAACCTGGCCAGCCAGGTACGCGCCAAGCCGGGCGACCGGGTGGTGGTGCTGCATCAGCTGGGCAACCATGGCCCGAGTTATTTCCAGCGTTACCCCGCCCAGTTCCGCCAGTTCGTACCCACCTGCGACACCCCTGACCTGGGCAAGTGCGATCGCCAGCAGATCGTCAACAGCTACGACAACGCAATCCGTTACACCGACCATTTCCTGAGCCGCACCATTGCCACACTGCGCGGACTGGACGACTACGACACGGCGATGATCTACCTGTCCGACCACGGTGAATCGCTGGGTGAGAAGGGCTTGTACCTGCACGGCATGCCATATGCGATCGCGCCGGAAGAGCAGACCCGCGTGCCGATGGTGATGTGGTTCTCGCCGGGGTTCGTCGCCGATCGCGGGCTGGACATCCAGTGCCTGCGCCACCGCGCCGGCCAGCGCACCGAGCAGGACAACCTGTTCCCCTCGGTATTGGGCCTGATGCAGGTGCAGACCTCGGTGTATGACCGGTCAAGGGATGTGTTTGCCGGGTGTGCGGGATGA
- a CDS encoding EamA family transporter — protein MTTFPQWLPWALLSAVFAALTAIFAKLGLQNIDSDMAMLLRTVIITVVLAMFVAATGKWSNPLQLPGPTVGWLVLSALATGASWVCYFRALQRGPAAQVAPVDKLSVVLVAIFAVAFLHERLAWREWLGVAMIGSGVLLMALKR, from the coding sequence ATGACCACCTTCCCGCAATGGCTTCCTTGGGCGCTGCTGTCGGCGGTGTTCGCCGCGCTGACCGCCATCTTCGCCAAGCTCGGCCTGCAGAACATCGATTCGGACATGGCGATGCTGCTGCGAACGGTCATCATCACCGTGGTACTGGCGATGTTCGTCGCCGCCACCGGCAAATGGAGCAACCCGCTGCAACTGCCCGGCCCGACGGTCGGCTGGCTGGTACTGTCCGCGCTGGCCACCGGTGCCTCCTGGGTGTGTTATTTCCGCGCACTGCAGCGCGGTCCGGCCGCGCAGGTGGCGCCGGTGGACAAGCTCAGCGTGGTGCTGGTCGCCATCTTCGCAGTGGCCTTCCTGCACGAGCGCCTGGCCTGGCGGGAATGGCTGGGGGTGGCGATGATCGGCAGCGGCGTGCTGCTGATGGCGCTCAAGCGCTGA
- a CDS encoding M2 family metallopeptidase, whose protein sequence is MKNRHLVLAAAVGVAVLSLAACKKDAATDAAKPATTQTAPAESADQFIARVNAEYKAMYPEMTSAQWLSSTYINDDSARVAAKANERWLTVLNGWIEQANKYEGQPMSADTKRAISLLKLMTSMPAPRDPQKLAELAGIATKLEGDYGAGTYCVGEGDKQNCRQLGDLEKVLATSRDYDKQLDAWQGWQSTAVPSRANYQRFVELVNEGARELGYTDAGQMWRSGYDMPADQVGPETDRLWGQLKPLYEQLHCYTRAKLDKEYGKDKAEVGGGMIAAHLTGNMWQQDWSNLWDMTAPYPNAGSLDITAALEKQYQTNLSGALAKAGGSDPASRFKAQREAELATAKQMTERAQDFYVSLGMPKLPDSYWQNTQFIKPLDRNVVCHASAWDMNMGGDGKDVGPDVRTKMCITPNEENFTTIYHELGHIYYDLAYNPLPPLFQGGANDGFHEAIGDTIVLAMTPKYLNSIGLVDAQQESREATINAQMRMAMSGVSFLPFGLMIDRWRWGVFDGSIKPDQYNQKWWELKAQYQGVAPASARGEEFFDAGAKYHVPGNTPYLRYFLARVLQYQFYKGLCDASGYTGPLNECSFYGNKEAGQKFWAMLSKGASQPWQATLKELTGTEKLDAAPMLEYFSPLQEWLKQQNEGQMCGWQAAAPAAAPTAAPAAAPAQPSAP, encoded by the coding sequence GTGAAGAATCGTCATTTGGTCCTGGCCGCCGCCGTCGGCGTGGCCGTGCTCTCGTTGGCTGCCTGTAAAAAGGACGCCGCCACCGACGCCGCCAAGCCGGCCACCACCCAGACCGCACCGGCCGAAAGCGCCGACCAGTTCATTGCCCGGGTCAATGCCGAATACAAGGCCATGTACCCGGAGATGACCTCGGCGCAGTGGCTGTCGTCCACCTATATCAACGACGATTCGGCACGCGTCGCGGCCAAGGCCAACGAGCGCTGGCTGACCGTGCTGAACGGCTGGATCGAGCAGGCCAACAAGTACGAAGGCCAGCCGATGAGTGCCGATACCAAGCGCGCCATCAGCCTGCTCAAGCTGATGACCTCGATGCCCGCCCCGCGTGACCCGCAGAAGCTGGCCGAGCTGGCCGGCATCGCCACCAAGCTGGAAGGCGACTACGGCGCCGGCACCTATTGCGTGGGTGAAGGCGACAAGCAGAACTGCCGCCAGCTTGGCGACCTGGAGAAGGTATTGGCCACGTCGCGCGACTACGACAAGCAACTCGACGCCTGGCAGGGCTGGCAGTCCACCGCCGTGCCGTCGCGTGCCAACTACCAGCGCTTCGTCGAACTGGTCAACGAAGGCGCACGCGAACTGGGTTACACCGATGCCGGCCAGATGTGGCGCAGCGGCTACGACATGCCGGCCGACCAGGTTGGCCCGGAAACCGACCGCCTGTGGGGCCAGCTCAAGCCGCTCTACGAACAACTGCACTGCTACACCCGCGCCAAGCTGGACAAGGAATACGGCAAGGACAAGGCCGAAGTGGGCGGCGGCATGATCGCCGCGCACCTGACCGGCAACATGTGGCAGCAGGACTGGAGCAACCTGTGGGACATGACCGCGCCGTACCCGAACGCGGGCAGCCTGGACATCACCGCCGCGCTGGAAAAACAGTACCAGACCAATCTGAGCGGTGCCCTGGCCAAGGCCGGCGGCAGCGACCCGGCCAGCCGCTTCAAGGCGCAGCGTGAAGCCGAGCTGGCCACCGCCAAGCAGATGACCGAGCGCGCGCAGGACTTCTACGTGTCGCTGGGCATGCCCAAGCTGCCGGACAGCTACTGGCAGAACACCCAGTTCATCAAGCCGCTGGACCGCAACGTGGTCTGCCACGCCAGCGCCTGGGACATGAACATGGGCGGTGACGGCAAGGATGTTGGCCCGGACGTGCGCACCAAGATGTGCATCACCCCGAACGAAGAAAACTTCACCACCATCTACCACGAGCTCGGCCACATCTATTACGACCTGGCCTACAACCCGCTGCCGCCGTTGTTCCAGGGCGGTGCCAACGACGGCTTCCACGAAGCCATCGGCGACACCATCGTGCTGGCGATGACGCCCAAGTACCTCAACTCGATCGGTCTGGTCGATGCGCAGCAGGAAAGCCGCGAAGCCACCATCAATGCGCAGATGCGCATGGCGATGTCGGGCGTGTCATTCCTGCCGTTCGGGCTGATGATCGACCGCTGGCGCTGGGGCGTGTTCGATGGCTCGATCAAGCCGGACCAGTACAACCAGAAATGGTGGGAACTGAAGGCCCAGTACCAGGGCGTGGCCCCGGCCAGCGCCCGCGGCGAGGAGTTCTTCGACGCCGGTGCCAAGTACCACGTACCGGGTAACACGCCGTACCTGCGCTACTTCCTGGCGCGCGTGTTGCAGTACCAGTTCTACAAGGGCCTGTGCGACGCATCCGGCTATACCGGCCCGCTCAACGAGTGCAGCTTCTATGGCAACAAGGAAGCCGGCCAGAAGTTCTGGGCCATGCTGAGCAAGGGCGCCAGCCAGCCGTGGCAGGCCACGCTGAAGGAACTGACCGGCACCGAGAAGCTCGACGCCGCGCCGATGCTGGAATACTTCTCCCCGCTGCAGGAATGGCTGAAGCAGCAGAACGAAGGCCAGATGTGTGGTTGGCAGGCTGCAGCTCCTGCTGCGGCACCGACCGCTGCTCCAGCAGCTGCACCGGCGCAGCCATCGGCACCGTAA
- a CDS encoding energy transducer TonB family protein — MLVGSLVSVGALLRVAVKDHSHKYAGAALVVGIGFAFLLFATRLSPYVVIPEEGTLRADVAGSSPAVKRTEIPEWYSRSSYERDAAGKVHALARAAARQDQQRVDAGLDELQLWARRGVRVGGDREAFNAARDRFNATFDMPAGRETKQMLSRQRHAALKSMWQAVPDVDIAGRRLLLQDMAVLAFALRLKAERGSAEDAASDDDGLLEEKLIDLIRLQEAILGYAPKSAEFWSSYAATIVDADEEVALGALLLADQLRRSASGSSAMTMSISDEMLFQSDMRISTRLLPDGSRLRLDLLKARAATIIGNTASASGESSAAAEEGKTSPEQVLPAPQFVSTGKGLLPLPRPTPPSVVTVQPADELVRVDLPSAGFEQQQRPVRLPPSGLSSGGSVLVAVDVLADGSISSVLIERSSGDPALDDAVRGSARNWKALRPIAGDGERRRVQVRFEAPQPVEEIPDWPPPPMVPGREPVAAGAKAPAPRPVSPRTVQHLQELVARQARFNPPRYPTAAWNEKAGGTVMLAIRLAGSGEVRGVSVARSSGNALLDKAAREAALGWSVSPGETAAGVDEVTLNMPVMFRAE; from the coding sequence GTGCTGGTGGGCAGCCTGGTTTCGGTAGGTGCGCTGCTGCGTGTGGCAGTCAAGGACCACTCCCACAAGTACGCGGGCGCGGCGCTGGTTGTGGGGATTGGGTTTGCCTTTCTGCTGTTTGCCACCCGTTTGTCTCCGTATGTCGTAATACCGGAAGAGGGAACGCTGCGTGCCGACGTTGCTGGCAGTTCGCCTGCGGTCAAGCGCACCGAGATTCCCGAATGGTATTCACGCAGCAGCTACGAGCGAGACGCTGCCGGAAAAGTGCATGCGCTTGCCCGGGCTGCGGCGCGTCAGGATCAGCAACGGGTGGATGCCGGGCTGGATGAATTGCAACTATGGGCGCGCAGGGGCGTGCGTGTTGGTGGTGACCGCGAGGCGTTCAATGCTGCGCGCGACAGGTTCAATGCCACCTTCGACATGCCGGCGGGCAGGGAAACAAAACAAATGCTGAGCCGGCAGCGGCATGCCGCGCTGAAATCAATGTGGCAGGCCGTCCCTGATGTGGATATCGCCGGGCGGCGGCTGCTGCTGCAGGACATGGCTGTGCTTGCGTTTGCGTTGCGGCTTAAGGCCGAGCGCGGTTCCGCTGAGGATGCGGCGTCGGACGACGATGGCTTGCTGGAGGAAAAACTCATTGACCTGATTCGGCTGCAGGAGGCCATCCTCGGCTATGCACCCAAGTCCGCCGAATTCTGGTCCAGCTATGCCGCCACCATCGTGGACGCCGACGAAGAAGTGGCGCTGGGGGCTTTGCTGCTTGCCGACCAGTTGCGGCGCTCGGCATCCGGTAGTTCCGCGATGACGATGTCGATCAGCGATGAGATGTTGTTTCAATCGGATATGCGGATCAGCACCCGCTTGCTGCCCGATGGCTCGCGCCTGCGTTTGGATTTGCTGAAGGCGCGTGCTGCAACGATCATCGGCAACACCGCGTCCGCTTCGGGCGAGAGCAGCGCTGCGGCCGAAGAGGGAAAGACGTCGCCGGAGCAGGTCCTGCCCGCGCCGCAGTTCGTGAGCACCGGCAAGGGCTTGTTGCCGTTGCCGCGGCCGACACCGCCCTCGGTAGTGACGGTGCAGCCTGCCGATGAATTGGTCCGGGTTGATCTGCCGTCTGCGGGGTTCGAACAGCAACAGCGTCCTGTGCGGCTTCCGCCATCTGGCCTCAGCAGTGGTGGCAGCGTACTGGTGGCGGTGGACGTGCTGGCCGATGGCAGCATCAGCTCGGTCCTGATCGAGCGCAGCAGCGGCGACCCCGCGCTGGATGATGCCGTGCGGGGGTCCGCACGCAATTGGAAAGCGCTGAGGCCAATTGCCGGGGATGGCGAGCGGCGGCGCGTGCAGGTGCGATTCGAAGCGCCGCAGCCAGTGGAGGAAATTCCCGACTGGCCGCCCCCGCCCATGGTGCCGGGCAGGGAGCCTGTGGCAGCAGGGGCCAAGGCGCCGGCGCCACGCCCGGTTTCGCCGCGCACCGTGCAGCATCTGCAGGAGCTGGTAGCGCGCCAGGCGCGTTTCAACCCGCCACGCTATCCCACCGCTGCCTGGAACGAAAAGGCGGGCGGTACGGTGATGTTGGCAATCAGGCTGGCCGGATCAGGCGAGGTCCGTGGGGTCAGCGTCGCCAGGAGCAGTGGTAACGCCTTGCTGGATAAGGCCGCCCGCGAAGCGGCCTTGGGCTGGAGTGTGTCGCCCGGGGAAACGGCGGCCGGTGTGGACGAGGTGACGCTGAATATGCCGGTGATGTTCAGGGCGGAGTAG
- a CDS encoding PP2C family serine/threonine-protein phosphatase translates to MGWRVMAASATGRSHLDRGQPCQDAFASACAGRVLVAAVCDGAGSATHSDTGAKTVSTAVVAAIAAHRQLGGNPAALSVDALRTIIEAAIIDAREQLASMAAGKQLTLADHACTLVGVVADAGGGWFFHVGDGVAACEFAPPQAPAVSLPANGEYANETWFVTGGNWREQLRLTRFEGRVQAVVLMSDGVQPFAMTRDGSGLFQPFIAPVLRYLGGVDAAHGSQALQATLSDPRTDHITGDDKTLLVALPV, encoded by the coding sequence ATGGGCTGGCGGGTGATGGCCGCATCGGCCACGGGGCGCTCCCATCTTGATCGCGGGCAGCCATGCCAGGACGCGTTCGCATCGGCTTGCGCAGGGCGCGTGCTGGTTGCGGCGGTCTGTGATGGCGCAGGCTCGGCCACGCATAGTGATACGGGCGCGAAGACGGTGTCCACGGCAGTGGTGGCGGCGATTGCCGCGCATCGCCAGCTGGGCGGCAATCCTGCTGCGCTGTCGGTGGATGCGCTGCGCACAATCATCGAGGCGGCGATCATCGATGCCCGCGAGCAACTGGCCAGTATGGCTGCGGGCAAACAGCTGACACTGGCCGATCACGCCTGCACCCTGGTCGGGGTTGTGGCCGACGCCGGCGGCGGCTGGTTCTTCCATGTGGGCGACGGTGTTGCGGCATGCGAGTTTGCGCCGCCGCAGGCGCCGGCGGTATCGCTGCCGGCCAATGGCGAATACGCCAACGAGACTTGGTTCGTCACCGGTGGCAATTGGCGTGAGCAGCTGCGGCTGACCCGCTTTGAGGGGCGCGTGCAGGCCGTGGTGCTGATGTCCGATGGCGTGCAGCCGTTTGCGATGACACGCGATGGCAGTGGCCTGTTCCAGCCCTTCATCGCACCGGTACTGCGCTATCTGGGCGGTGTGGATGCTGCCCATGGCAGCCAGGCCTTGCAGGCGACGCTGTCCGATCCGCGCACCGATCACATCACCGGCGACGACAAGACGTTGCTGGTGGCGCTGCCGGTCTAG
- a CDS encoding vWA domain-containing protein, producing the protein MSVAAIPDVSLVDNSEQRTPLILVLDCSGSMSGEPIAQLNAGLKLLEQELKGDVIAAKRVRVLLIEYGDMDNAAITGDWCDAMDFSAPELSANGTTPTGAAVELALQEIEDEKARFRQAGVAYTRPWLFLMSDGNPTDAWEAVAERCRDAEQQNKVAVFPIGVGNADMAVLGQFSRNGERGVKRLQGLQFKELFMWLSASMRVVSNSTPGGQVQLPSTDSWSHVTV; encoded by the coding sequence ATGTCTGTTGCAGCTATTCCCGATGTATCGCTGGTTGATAACAGCGAGCAGCGCACGCCCTTGATTCTGGTGCTGGATTGTTCCGGCAGCATGAGCGGGGAACCCATTGCGCAACTGAATGCCGGGCTGAAGCTGCTGGAGCAGGAGCTGAAAGGCGACGTGATTGCTGCCAAGCGCGTGCGCGTGCTGCTGATCGAATACGGCGACATGGACAATGCGGCGATCACCGGTGACTGGTGTGACGCGATGGATTTCAGCGCGCCCGAGCTTTCTGCCAACGGCACCACGCCGACCGGCGCGGCGGTGGAGCTGGCCCTGCAGGAAATCGAAGACGAGAAGGCGCGCTTCCGCCAGGCCGGGGTGGCCTATACGCGGCCTTGGCTGTTCCTGATGTCCGATGGCAACCCCACCGATGCCTGGGAGGCCGTGGCCGAGCGCTGCCGCGATGCCGAGCAGCAGAACAAGGTGGCGGTGTTCCCGATTGGTGTGGGCAACGCCGATATGGCTGTGCTTGGCCAGTTCAGCCGCAATGGCGAGCGCGGCGTGAAGCGCCTGCAGGGCTTGCAGTTCAAGGAACTGTTCATGTGGCTCAGTGCCAGCATGCGGGTGGTGTCCAACTCCACGCCCGGTGGCCAGGTACAGCTGCCGTCGACCGATAGCTGGTCGCACGTGACGGTTTGA